One part of the Melospiza melodia melodia isolate bMelMel2 chromosome 3, bMelMel2.pri, whole genome shotgun sequence genome encodes these proteins:
- the UBE2J1 gene encoding ubiquitin-conjugating enzyme E2 J1 isoform X1, producing MEARYNLKSPAVKRLMKEAAELKDPTDHYHAQPLEDNLFEWHFTVRGPPDSDFDGGIYHGRIVLPPEYPMKPPSIILLTANGRFEVGKKICLSISGHHPETWQPSWSIRTALLAIIGFMPTKGEGAIGSLDYTPEERRALAKKSQDFCCEMCGTSMKTALLPLTSGSVSSQADKEAKELARQISFKAEVNSSRRSDAGPSNTSGLNPSAASREPQQDGAARAFPDPASATCEGQSSSAAAGQEQPPAVPGSSSSLSPRQRRAQQQSQRRAPASADLSRAQQPRGTANHAGSTVLIVLLTFALAALIFRRICLANEYVFEL from the exons cTGTCAAACGTTTGATGAAAGAGGCTGCAGAACTGAAGGATCCTACAGATCATTATCATGCACAGCCTTTGGAG GACAATCTTTTTGAATGGCACTTCACTGTTAGAGGCCCTCCAGATTCAGATTTTGATGGAGGGATTTATCATGGGCGAATAGTGCTACCACCTGAATATCCCATGAAACCACCCAGCATTATTTTGCTGACG GCAAATGGCAGGTTTGAAGTGGGGAAGAAAATTTGTTTAAGCATCTCAGGGCATCATCCTGAAACATGGCAGCCTTCGTGGAGTA TAAGAACAGCTTTACTAGCCATCATTGGATTTATGCCAACCAAAGGTGAAGGAGCAATAGGATCTCTAGATTACACACCAGAAGAAAGAAGAGCTCTTGCAAAGAA GTCACAAGACTTCTGTTGTGAAATGTGTGGCACATCTATGAAGACTGCCCTCTTACCACTGACATCTGGAAGTGTGTCAAGCCAGGCAGACAAGGAGGCTAAAGAGCTTGCCAGGCAAATTAGCTTCAAG GCAGAGGTCAATTCATCCAGGAGATCTGATGCTGGACCCTCAAACACATCAGGGCTGAACCCCTCTGCTGCTTCACGTGAGCCCCAGCAGGATGGTGCAGCCAGAGCATTCCCAGATCCAGCAAGTGCAACG TGCGAAGGCCAGAGCAGCAGCGCAGCAGCCGGGCAGGAGCAGCCGCCAGCCGTGCCCGGCAGCAGCAGCTCGCTGAGCCCCCGGCAGCGCCGCGcgcagcagcagagccagagaCGCGCCCCGGCCTCGGCCGACCTCAGCCGCGCGCAGCAGCCCCGCGGCACCGCCAACCACGCGGGCTCCACCGTGCTCATCGTCCTGCTCACCTTCGCCCTGGCCGCCCTCATATTCCGCAGAATATGTCTGGCTAACGAGTACGTGTTTGAGTTGTAA
- the UBE2J1 gene encoding ubiquitin-conjugating enzyme E2 J1 isoform X2 — translation MKEAAELKDPTDHYHAQPLEDNLFEWHFTVRGPPDSDFDGGIYHGRIVLPPEYPMKPPSIILLTANGRFEVGKKICLSISGHHPETWQPSWSIRTALLAIIGFMPTKGEGAIGSLDYTPEERRALAKKSQDFCCEMCGTSMKTALLPLTSGSVSSQADKEAKELARQISFKAEVNSSRRSDAGPSNTSGLNPSAASREPQQDGAARAFPDPASATCEGQSSSAAAGQEQPPAVPGSSSSLSPRQRRAQQQSQRRAPASADLSRAQQPRGTANHAGSTVLIVLLTFALAALIFRRICLANEYVFEL, via the exons ATGAAAGAGGCTGCAGAACTGAAGGATCCTACAGATCATTATCATGCACAGCCTTTGGAG GACAATCTTTTTGAATGGCACTTCACTGTTAGAGGCCCTCCAGATTCAGATTTTGATGGAGGGATTTATCATGGGCGAATAGTGCTACCACCTGAATATCCCATGAAACCACCCAGCATTATTTTGCTGACG GCAAATGGCAGGTTTGAAGTGGGGAAGAAAATTTGTTTAAGCATCTCAGGGCATCATCCTGAAACATGGCAGCCTTCGTGGAGTA TAAGAACAGCTTTACTAGCCATCATTGGATTTATGCCAACCAAAGGTGAAGGAGCAATAGGATCTCTAGATTACACACCAGAAGAAAGAAGAGCTCTTGCAAAGAA GTCACAAGACTTCTGTTGTGAAATGTGTGGCACATCTATGAAGACTGCCCTCTTACCACTGACATCTGGAAGTGTGTCAAGCCAGGCAGACAAGGAGGCTAAAGAGCTTGCCAGGCAAATTAGCTTCAAG GCAGAGGTCAATTCATCCAGGAGATCTGATGCTGGACCCTCAAACACATCAGGGCTGAACCCCTCTGCTGCTTCACGTGAGCCCCAGCAGGATGGTGCAGCCAGAGCATTCCCAGATCCAGCAAGTGCAACG TGCGAAGGCCAGAGCAGCAGCGCAGCAGCCGGGCAGGAGCAGCCGCCAGCCGTGCCCGGCAGCAGCAGCTCGCTGAGCCCCCGGCAGCGCCGCGcgcagcagcagagccagagaCGCGCCCCGGCCTCGGCCGACCTCAGCCGCGCGCAGCAGCCCCGCGGCACCGCCAACCACGCGGGCTCCACCGTGCTCATCGTCCTGCTCACCTTCGCCCTGGCCGCCCTCATATTCCGCAGAATATGTCTGGCTAACGAGTACGTGTTTGAGTTGTAA